Proteins encoded in a region of the Paenibacillus sp. E222 genome:
- a CDS encoding iron-dependent peroxidase produces MNYIWDLIIRAKRNGTDLRDVTFVPARVYSPYMELSHTNLNASDVERTIEVNPYYRFFDIFRDLFDINNEEQVELRETLFDLVIHFLADMDLMQGMNKREYYIRFILNDMHSGVYGKRIRRRLELFGREEQEVIACNMLRLYDTGEAVHLLRDTLVRMFPRSTLYANCEEKDELLLYIGQTERTEAKEKLELILELFLPVRFDTEIYWGHHFGILDVDYTMIQDGIALY; encoded by the coding sequence ATGAATTATATATGGGATTTGATTATTCGCGCCAAACGGAATGGAACCGATCTGAGGGACGTAACTTTTGTTCCTGCACGTGTATATTCGCCATACATGGAATTAAGTCATACGAACCTGAATGCTTCAGACGTGGAACGTACGATTGAAGTCAATCCGTATTATCGTTTTTTTGATATTTTCCGGGATCTGTTCGATATCAATAACGAAGAGCAGGTGGAATTGCGGGAGACGCTCTTTGATTTGGTCATTCATTTTCTTGCGGATATGGATTTGATGCAGGGGATGAATAAAAGGGAGTATTACATTCGCTTCATTTTGAATGATATGCATTCGGGTGTATACGGGAAACGGATACGGCGGCGACTGGAGCTGTTCGGACGAGAGGAACAGGAAGTGATCGCCTGCAATATGCTCCGTCTGTACGATACGGGAGAGGCCGTTCATCTGCTGAGGGATACCCTTGTCCGGATGTTCCCGCGTTCAACCCTTTATGCCAATTGTGAGGAAAAGGATGAATTGCTCTTATATATTGGTCAGACAGAACGGACGGAAGCAAAGGAAAAGTTGGAATTGATTCTTGAACTCTTCCTGCCGGTTCGTTTTGACACAGAAATATACTGGGGTCATCATTTTGGCATTCTGGATGTGGACTATACGATGATACAGGACGGTATTGCCCTATATTAA
- a CDS encoding SpoIIE family protein phosphatase, protein MPRLSFWSKDGNGSGSAQGREMGRRMRKENSEFKTAFVSEAGSFLKNRDFYGCVELEDWACYVIADGLDTDTEVNSAQITVQTILESFLEKPTMSKRRLTEYIKIAHEWLQYESRRVRLKAGFVIVVTDYTRMVWASAGHSRLYHFRGNRLALKSKDHSVAAQLAAEGQIAEDRVDQHDERGNLNEYAGKPGMIKPYVSDKIKLADGDVLVLCTPGLWEGVQDAEMIDAVEGANDPQALADTLEEVMLSKQRSRIENYSAAAIYVNKIFHEEPKNRKKWIKRIAIMLVMLLIFGGAGIFYAVKSAAKKAELVVDMLQYEQNADQYVKEQEYAKAVSDYSLARNNSIKIKDPVHKKLLTSKMTAAQTLVDGEAHLKEGDIPKATASYTKALELSESYSMFNREAIQERLEQMTTFQQVQDWITEGDLKLQNGDYSGAIILYKRARTAATETAYKEALKEVVTKLETAETKRADIKRQSRQLQADTLEQKGDRFNEAGDYSGAMDAYASAQEIYQEIDMLERVLAMERKINKLDEKLNPPVPAVDLTQDAAGLGTTDTSGLNSDWTGDAGGMSTGNSAGNASSDGSGTVDASGSGSSSGKTTSNASINSASKAKGSTDTTEAEENEQEATEGGDS, encoded by the coding sequence ATGCCACGATTATCATTTTGGAGCAAGGATGGTAACGGATCGGGCAGCGCACAGGGACGGGAAATGGGGAGACGGATGAGGAAGGAGAACAGTGAATTCAAGACGGCTTTTGTCTCAGAGGCGGGGTCTTTCCTGAAAAATCGGGATTTCTACGGCTGCGTTGAACTGGAAGACTGGGCTTGTTATGTCATTGCAGATGGTCTGGACACCGATACGGAAGTGAATAGTGCACAGATCACAGTACAGACCATTCTGGAATCCTTTTTGGAAAAGCCAACCATGTCCAAACGCAGATTGACGGAATATATCAAGATTGCACATGAATGGTTGCAGTATGAAAGCCGCCGAGTCAGGCTTAAAGCTGGATTCGTTATTGTTGTAACGGATTATACACGCATGGTGTGGGCATCTGCCGGACATAGCCGCTTGTATCATTTCCGGGGAAATAGGCTTGCATTAAAAAGCAAAGATCACAGTGTAGCCGCCCAACTGGCAGCGGAAGGCCAGATTGCAGAGGATCGTGTGGATCAGCATGATGAACGCGGCAATCTGAATGAATACGCGGGCAAACCTGGCATGATCAAACCGTATGTATCCGATAAGATCAAGCTTGCCGATGGCGATGTGCTTGTTCTATGCACTCCTGGATTATGGGAAGGCGTACAGGATGCCGAGATGATTGATGCGGTGGAAGGTGCCAATGACCCGCAAGCGCTGGCGGATACGCTTGAAGAAGTGATGCTTAGCAAGCAACGTTCGCGAATTGAAAATTATAGTGCGGCAGCCATTTATGTGAACAAGATTTTTCATGAAGAGCCCAAGAACCGTAAGAAATGGATTAAGCGGATTGCTATCATGCTGGTTATGCTCCTGATTTTTGGTGGAGCCGGCATCTTCTACGCGGTGAAAAGTGCAGCCAAAAAAGCCGAACTGGTAGTAGATATGCTGCAATACGAACAGAACGCTGACCAGTACGTGAAGGAACAGGAGTATGCCAAGGCCGTCTCGGATTACAGCCTTGCTCGCAACAATTCGATCAAAATAAAGGACCCTGTGCACAAAAAGTTGCTGACTTCGAAGATGACTGCGGCTCAGACATTGGTTGACGGCGAAGCTCATTTGAAAGAAGGCGATATTCCCAAGGCAACCGCGAGTTACACCAAAGCACTGGAATTGTCTGAGTCTTACAGTATGTTCAACCGGGAAGCCATTCAGGAACGTTTGGAACAGATGACCACCTTCCAGCAAGTACAAGACTGGATCACCGAGGGGGATCTGAAACTCCAGAACGGAGACTACAGTGGAGCGATCATTTTGTATAAAAGGGCCAGAACGGCTGCCACGGAAACCGCATACAAGGAAGCACTGAAGGAAGTTGTCACCAAATTGGAGACGGCCGAAACCAAACGGGCGGATATCAAGCGCCAATCCAGACAGCTTCAGGCTGATACGCTGGAACAGAAGGGTGACCGCTTCAATGAAGCCGGAGACTACAGTGGAGCGATGGATGCCTACGCTTCAGCGCAGGAAATTTACCAGGAGATCGATATGTTGGAACGCGTGCTGGCCATGGAGCGAAAGATTAACAAACTGGATGAGAAATTGAATCCCCCTGTACCGGCAGTTGATCTTACTCAGGATGCGGCAGGGTTAGGAACAACAGATACGTCTGGTTTGAACTCGGATTGGACCGGGGATGCGGGAGGAATGAGCACAGGCAATTCAGCGGGTAATGCCTCTTCGGACGGAAGCGGGACTGTGGATGCTTCAGGCTCCGGTTCTTCTTCAGGGAAAACGACAAGCAATGCTAGCATTAATTCAGCCTCAAAGGCTAAAGGAAGCACCGACACCACCGAGGCTGAAGAGAATGAACAGGAAGCAACGGAAGGAGGAGATTCGTGA
- a CDS encoding FHA domain-containing protein translates to MSLTRCGNGHMFSTRRHGNTCPYCNLAVESPATSNGEAAGAVPRAPRTAEDDRTMPYLGETTGIEPVTGWMVCIEGPQMGQDYRIMAEKNFIGRSEEMHVRILGDNTISRRNHAVIVYDPKKRNFYLLPGDASGLAYHNNEAVYSPVELAAYDVIQLGRSKFIFIPLCGVHFEWEQQ, encoded by the coding sequence ATGAGTCTGACTAGATGTGGAAACGGACATATGTTCAGCACGAGACGGCACGGCAATACGTGTCCATATTGCAATCTGGCCGTTGAATCGCCAGCTACCAGTAATGGTGAGGCAGCGGGTGCAGTCCCGCGCGCACCTCGTACGGCAGAGGATGACAGAACGATGCCATACCTGGGCGAAACGACAGGAATCGAACCGGTAACGGGATGGATGGTGTGCATCGAGGGTCCGCAGATGGGCCAGGATTATCGAATAATGGCTGAAAAGAACTTTATTGGACGTTCAGAAGAGATGCATGTTCGCATCCTCGGGGATAACACCATTTCTCGACGTAATCACGCGGTGATTGTGTACGATCCCAAAAAGCGGAATTTCTATTTGCTGCCCGGCGATGCTTCTGGCCTCGCATATCACAATAATGAAGCAGTCTATTCTCCGGTGGAACTGGCTGCCTACGATGTTATTCAATTGGGACGCAGCAAATTCATTTTCATTCCATTGTGCGGTGTGCACTTTGAATGGGAGCAACAGTGA
- a CDS encoding normocyte-binding protein — MKDIIRDRLNKMEDLEQRRILKDLMTGVFLNLVEYQETLNKQIEQRVFDEVVPLEERHDVYVTLCPREDLDPIHEFLYPILPEDAAPQTVYLSEASEALARKEEMKLFTFYMECGQQELQSLLKSNRTFHGEIVTSEGRHAITVRLKSSTAYISKIEELYRVFRKNSLPWKSINAPYVFKFVDCVLVGSDDGDAWDKQHVVKELSIHLEEFESYKRTNMIPLWNIQKLDMKTGGFPVPASDRINYEHVLPLRKTGTEHGYLVDGDESHIRYIKRSEEDITIVSPLEKSDSWTVLKIAGPVATRIGRMDFPLFSNNKREGFAGKYARQEGRSVRSKGEIARMIHAFQAAEGLELEDVQVVAPGPALGITYPLNGFVSDHVRVEADKHRMILRFSKHGIQPEQAIFLDDLLSFLVSEIQLAFPEYRCEGEWM, encoded by the coding sequence ATGAAAGATATTATTCGTGACCGTCTAAACAAGATGGAGGATCTGGAACAACGTCGCATACTCAAAGATCTCATGACAGGCGTTTTTCTTAATCTGGTCGAGTATCAGGAGACGCTAAACAAGCAGATCGAGCAACGGGTGTTTGACGAGGTGGTACCGCTGGAGGAACGCCACGATGTATATGTCACATTATGTCCGCGGGAAGATTTGGACCCCATTCATGAATTTCTGTATCCGATTCTGCCGGAGGATGCTGCACCACAGACTGTTTATTTGAGCGAGGCTTCAGAAGCGCTGGCACGTAAGGAAGAGATGAAATTGTTCACGTTCTACATGGAATGTGGGCAACAGGAGCTCCAATCCCTGCTGAAAAGTAATCGGACATTCCACGGGGAGATTGTAACGAGTGAAGGCAGACATGCCATAACGGTTCGGTTGAAATCAAGTACAGCGTATATCTCCAAAATTGAAGAACTGTACCGGGTCTTTCGTAAAAACAGCCTACCATGGAAATCGATTAATGCTCCCTATGTGTTCAAATTCGTTGATTGTGTTCTAGTGGGTTCGGACGATGGAGATGCATGGGACAAACAGCATGTGGTCAAAGAACTTTCAATCCATCTGGAGGAGTTTGAGTCATATAAAAGAACGAACATGATCCCCCTTTGGAATATTCAGAAGCTTGATATGAAAACAGGTGGATTCCCTGTCCCGGCTTCGGACCGCATCAATTATGAACATGTGTTACCGCTCCGCAAAACAGGGACTGAGCACGGATATTTAGTGGATGGAGACGAATCGCATATTCGATATATCAAAAGATCGGAAGAAGATATCACCATCGTATCTCCGCTGGAGAAATCCGATTCATGGACGGTACTGAAAATAGCCGGGCCCGTTGCAACCCGAATCGGTAGAATGGACTTTCCGCTGTTTTCCAACAACAAACGGGAAGGGTTTGCCGGTAAATATGCACGTCAGGAAGGACGTTCTGTGCGTTCCAAAGGTGAGATTGCCCGCATGATTCATGCTTTTCAGGCAGCAGAGGGATTGGAACTTGAAGATGTGCAGGTGGTTGCACCTGGACCCGCCTTGGGCATCACGTACCCGCTTAATGGATTTGTTAGCGATCATGTCCGTGTTGAGGCAGATAAACATCGAATGATTTTAAGGTTCAGCAAACACGGAATTCAGCCAGAACAGGCTATTTTTCTGGATGATTTGCTGAGCTTTCTGGTATCCGAGATCCAGTTGGCTTTCCCTGAATATCGCTGCGAAGGGGAATGGATGTGA
- a CDS encoding PP2C family serine/threonine-protein phosphatase, giving the protein MGATVNTFMILWNDKELTPYWVLAGGCLLIWLLLFARSRIPVRQRDDRPVGVQIGNGQTIGARNEQDDYFACAVQPHGVLAVLADGISGLSGGKVASTTAVETFIREFEELERFPDPEEFWDASSHAANQAILRNLLGVPGGTTLVSAMIKGRDLYWGAVGDSILAVFRNGELLAINHKHTLESQLEEQYMSGEISEQEALDNPQRKRLVNYLGYDHFKQMEIADEPFALQPADKIVLCSDGVYNSLTEMELETILAQDIPPFDAAQAIIDLIEEKQLVHQDNATIIILEQGW; this is encoded by the coding sequence ATGGGAGCAACAGTGAACACCTTCATGATTTTGTGGAACGACAAGGAGCTAACGCCCTACTGGGTTCTTGCGGGTGGCTGTTTGTTGATTTGGTTGCTGTTATTCGCACGAAGCCGGATTCCGGTAAGGCAGCGTGACGATAGACCGGTTGGAGTTCAGATTGGCAATGGACAGACCATTGGTGCTCGCAATGAACAGGATGATTATTTTGCCTGTGCCGTGCAGCCGCATGGTGTACTTGCTGTACTTGCCGATGGGATCAGTGGATTGTCCGGTGGAAAAGTGGCGAGTACGACTGCCGTGGAAACATTTATCCGGGAGTTTGAAGAGTTGGAGCGGTTTCCTGATCCGGAAGAGTTCTGGGATGCTTCTTCCCATGCGGCAAATCAGGCCATCCTTCGGAATTTGCTGGGCGTTCCCGGAGGGACAACATTGGTGTCTGCCATGATCAAGGGCAGGGATCTGTATTGGGGTGCGGTAGGAGACAGCATATTGGCCGTGTTTCGCAATGGAGAGCTGCTTGCCATCAATCACAAGCATACACTGGAAAGCCAACTTGAAGAACAGTATATGTCTGGAGAGATCTCGGAGCAGGAGGCACTTGACAATCCGCAGCGCAAAAGGCTGGTCAACTATTTGGGGTACGACCATTTTAAACAAATGGAAATCGCGGACGAGCCGTTTGCACTGCAGCCGGCGGACAAGATTGTGTTATGCAGTGACGGGGTATACAACTCCCTCACGGAGATGGAACTGGAGACCATTCTGGCGCAAGATATTCCGCCATTTGATGCAGCCCAGGCCATCATTGATTTGATTGAAGAAAAACAGCTCGTGCATCAGGATAATGCCACGATTATCATTTTGGAGCAAGGATGGTAA
- a CDS encoding DnaJ domain-containing protein, with protein MKDYYAVLGVEHEASSEQIKKAYRQLAKKFHPDVNGGDVQAEARFKQVHEAYSTLGNSELRAAYDQQLRTGRNTGQAKGSAFNTARSSKGNAKSGSANAEKVWSDPSRMQEQFEQFFGYHPKGKESPNGGKAGPNKGMDMSAMFDRYFGVRKK; from the coding sequence ATGAAAGATTATTATGCCGTGCTTGGTGTGGAACATGAAGCTTCTTCGGAGCAGATCAAGAAGGCTTATCGTCAATTGGCGAAGAAATTTCACCCGGATGTTAATGGGGGAGATGTACAGGCAGAAGCACGTTTCAAGCAAGTACATGAGGCATACAGTACACTCGGAAATTCCGAGCTTAGAGCAGCTTATGATCAGCAGCTTCGCACTGGACGTAATACAGGTCAAGCGAAGGGATCAGCATTCAATACTGCCAGATCCAGTAAAGGCAATGCGAAGTCTGGGAGTGCAAATGCCGAGAAGGTATGGTCGGATCCGTCGCGGATGCAGGAACAGTTCGAACAATTTTTTGGCTATCACCCCAAAGGCAAGGAAAGTCCAAACGGTGGCAAAGCCGGTCCCAATAAAGGAATGGATATGTCCGCCATGTTTGACCGATATTTCGGAGTTCGAAAAAAGTAG
- a CDS encoding transcriptional regulator produces MDIINQTNRTMLFEEINPEKLDLITIVGDVKGIDSLSDDKIKEINEHLLVRSFDEFLDKFSPSVYSFFNAVNQKVMYTLKKPEGIPDEAISEIKIDHSNDFLRMLFTLIDTKRSQGITNVDFKFENLLDMISPKKVMDDIRQVRKEIHYMYGQHEKLDDGDPKKLDIGDKLNVMFEDASRNYNNVMAMLPLAIEDIKTRLLLGRAQEETSSEAIQVGQLTIGESGELKIIEAPKSDNNELMLLDEATSTDLTQVFAEDYDSLSETPSPYVQDLVVRTFCPLPAVQSEVDTAVEVQNYNTYLEFYKNAKDDFVKTVKPLVEKILGVKMFFDQYAIKNKGMLPSMLISNAKLDMLVKSSNIPRLETYLNTVNAKNDFTDTIWFGIVPSVELENTGQVKVSRTRFRGNEKVVKQDGNSMESLAMLLQVVKDYKVQVFFSFESGEETTFSSMATAGIDKYIDKCSVLTRKEYSEFAIPSAPNFTIIPKEKSGVVIDSRMLQTENGVELSKEKEDILKLWIEGVYVGASYVSAGIVAAYQCPEYLKGAFKNVNRDYPGVRFDIEAGDNSLRVVTTMTKEISGFTNTIKDLINRKNFGFIFSSENAQIQDSDIKRITVYKARSMAMSEDGFDSLYKTLVSTYIERLLRFQTGDFKHENIVKFFSNNPSSQKSRWLGTRGSINSIIQEGDDMSFIIDEKSNMCHIDLVFNGNVKNLEVMITKGTSAMKV; encoded by the coding sequence ATGGACATTATTAATCAAACGAACCGAACGATGCTTTTTGAAGAAATCAATCCCGAGAAGTTGGACTTGATCACCATTGTTGGTGATGTGAAGGGCATCGACAGTCTGAGTGACGATAAGATCAAGGAGATTAACGAACATTTGCTTGTTCGCAGCTTCGATGAGTTCCTGGACAAGTTCTCACCTAGCGTGTACTCCTTTTTCAATGCGGTAAACCAGAAAGTCATGTATACGCTTAAAAAGCCGGAAGGTATCCCGGACGAAGCGATTTCGGAGATCAAGATCGACCATAGTAACGACTTTCTGAGAATGCTGTTCACCCTGATTGATACCAAGCGCAGTCAAGGTATTACGAACGTTGATTTCAAGTTTGAAAATCTGCTCGATATGATCTCACCGAAAAAAGTTATGGATGACATTCGTCAGGTACGGAAGGAAATCCATTACATGTATGGTCAGCATGAGAAGCTGGATGACGGCGATCCGAAGAAGCTGGATATCGGAGATAAGCTGAACGTCATGTTTGAAGATGCAAGCCGGAACTATAACAATGTCATGGCCATGCTTCCACTCGCCATTGAAGATATTAAGACCCGTTTGTTGCTGGGCCGTGCACAAGAAGAAACTTCTTCAGAAGCGATTCAGGTAGGGCAACTTACGATTGGTGAGAGCGGAGAATTGAAAATTATCGAAGCTCCGAAGAGTGATAACAACGAGCTGATGCTTCTTGATGAAGCAACAAGCACTGATTTGACGCAAGTATTTGCCGAAGATTACGATTCACTTTCCGAGACACCTTCGCCGTATGTACAGGATCTGGTGGTCCGCACATTCTGCCCGCTTCCTGCGGTACAGTCTGAAGTGGATACTGCTGTTGAAGTGCAGAATTACAATACATACCTGGAGTTTTACAAAAACGCCAAGGATGATTTTGTGAAAACGGTAAAACCGTTGGTTGAGAAAATATTGGGTGTCAAAATGTTCTTTGACCAATATGCGATTAAGAATAAAGGCATGCTTCCTTCCATGCTGATCTCAAATGCCAAACTGGATATGCTCGTCAAGAGCAGTAATATTCCGCGGCTTGAGACATATCTCAACACTGTCAACGCGAAGAATGATTTTACCGACACCATCTGGTTTGGTATCGTTCCTTCCGTAGAATTGGAAAATACAGGCCAAGTTAAAGTCAGCCGTACCCGTTTCCGTGGTAACGAGAAAGTGGTTAAACAAGACGGAAACAGCATGGAATCTCTGGCAATGCTCTTGCAAGTCGTTAAGGATTACAAGGTGCAGGTGTTCTTCAGCTTTGAATCCGGGGAAGAAACCACCTTCAGCAGCATGGCTACCGCAGGTATTGATAAGTATATCGATAAATGTTCAGTGTTGACCCGTAAGGAATACAGCGAATTTGCCATTCCGAGTGCTCCAAACTTCACGATTATTCCCAAGGAGAAGTCGGGAGTTGTTATCGACAGTCGCATGCTTCAGACGGAGAATGGTGTGGAACTTTCCAAGGAAAAGGAAGACATTCTGAAACTGTGGATTGAAGGCGTGTATGTTGGAGCGTCCTATGTATCTGCAGGGATTGTTGCTGCATATCAGTGTCCGGAATACCTGAAAGGGGCTTTCAAGAACGTCAACCGTGATTATCCAGGTGTGCGTTTTGACATTGAGGCAGGGGACAACAGCTTGCGTGTTGTAACAACGATGACCAAAGAAATTTCCGGATTTACAAATACCATCAAGGATTTGATTAACCGAAAAAACTTTGGATTTATTTTCTCATCGGAAAATGCCCAAATCCAGGATAGCGACATCAAACGGATCACGGTCTATAAAGCGAGAAGCATGGCGATGTCCGAAGATGGTTTCGATTCCTTGTACAAAACACTTGTAAGTACTTACATTGAGCGTTTGCTCCGTTTCCAAACCGGTGATTTCAAGCATGAAAATATCGTCAAATTCTTCAGCAACAATCCGAGCAGTCAGAAGAGCCGGTGGCTGGGAACTCGAGGGTCGATCAATTCGATCATTCAGGAAGGCGACGACATGAGCTTTATCATCGATGAAAAGAGCAATATGTGCCATATTGACCTGGTATTTAACGGCAACGTGAAGAACCTGGAGGTCATGATTACCAAAGGCACCAGTGCGATGAAAGTGTAA
- a CDS encoding FHA domain-containing protein, with translation MEVKRGRSVLTMGLDACVAVISLAVLYYIFIINRDMSAQWVTGIIVVLSGGAYLYFKYMPATKTEKKKLSSRVVKLVLLDDDGTSVKEWYIQGETSVLIGKSSKNSEADIDLSDTPYASLISSQHAVLNKASGQWFIEDIDSASGVGVRKGNQSRASKLEIEEPSLIEAGDLIYIANTRILVK, from the coding sequence ATGGAAGTGAAACGAGGAAGGTCGGTATTGACGATGGGGCTTGACGCTTGCGTCGCCGTGATTTCGTTAGCCGTGCTGTATTACATATTTATCATCAACCGGGATATGAGTGCCCAGTGGGTAACTGGAATTATCGTGGTCCTCTCTGGAGGAGCATACCTGTATTTTAAATACATGCCAGCCACCAAGACGGAAAAGAAGAAATTGTCTTCGCGTGTCGTGAAGCTTGTCCTTCTGGACGACGACGGTACAAGTGTGAAGGAATGGTATATTCAGGGCGAAACGAGTGTTTTGATCGGGAAAAGTTCGAAGAACAGCGAGGCTGACATTGATCTGTCCGATACGCCCTATGCGTCTCTCATTAGCTCGCAACATGCCGTATTAAACAAAGCCTCGGGTCAATGGTTTATCGAGGATATCGACTCCGCCAGTGGGGTAGGTGTACGTAAAGGAAATCAAAGCAGAGCATCCAAATTGGAAATCGAAGAACCCAGCCTGATTGAGGCAGGGGACTTAATTTATATTGCCAATACCCGCATTTTGGTGAAATAA